The Synergistaceae bacterium genome contains a region encoding:
- a CDS encoding leucyl aminopeptidase, which produces MQINRWENTPVDSVLVLLREEDCTNLPALPDSLKEITASLIARKDFTGKKGSLLRVPLVEGTLYLAGLGKKPALNVIRDALASGLRAAGRKRAKSAFVPLSHLGAEGLGAVLGEAAGLCGYVFDKYKAKKEDYEPFALEEIFTDIDGDFARGLTFAEAQIFSRDIANEPGCAVWPQVMAEKAQALAEQYGLTCEVWDEERLKAEKTGGILAVGSGSKNPPRLIHLAYTPANPVKKIVFVGKGITFDSGGLNIKPDQFMLTMKGDKTGACNVLGVMKGVAELGLNVEVHGILSCAENMPSGSSYRPDDIITARNGKTIEINNTDAEGRLVLADALCVASELKPDAIIDMATLTGACVVALGKYRAGLFSNDDGLAGEILSASGAQGEPFWRMPLEDEHISESLKSPYADLVNSGNRYGGAIFAALFLKEFVGEGIAWAHMDIAGTDFKDKEEGVYAKGASAFGVRTCLEYVMGL; this is translated from the coding sequence ATGCAGATTAACCGCTGGGAGAACACTCCCGTTGATAGTGTCCTTGTTCTGCTTCGGGAAGAGGACTGCACAAACCTTCCTGCTCTCCCTGACAGCCTCAAGGAGATAACGGCTTCTCTGATTGCCCGCAAAGATTTCACCGGCAAGAAGGGAAGCCTTCTGCGTGTTCCGCTCGTTGAAGGGACGCTGTACTTGGCCGGTCTCGGAAAGAAGCCCGCGCTGAACGTAATCCGTGATGCTCTCGCTTCAGGCCTGAGGGCGGCAGGACGCAAACGCGCGAAGAGTGCGTTCGTTCCTCTGTCGCATCTCGGAGCTGAGGGCTTGGGTGCTGTGCTCGGAGAGGCCGCAGGGCTGTGCGGGTACGTTTTCGACAAGTACAAGGCAAAGAAGGAAGACTACGAACCGTTTGCGCTTGAAGAAATCTTCACGGACATCGACGGAGATTTTGCGAGGGGCTTGACGTTCGCGGAAGCACAGATATTCTCCCGCGACATCGCCAACGAGCCGGGCTGTGCTGTATGGCCTCAGGTAATGGCGGAGAAGGCTCAGGCACTCGCGGAACAGTACGGACTGACCTGCGAAGTCTGGGACGAGGAGAGGCTGAAGGCAGAGAAAACCGGCGGGATTCTTGCTGTCGGAAGCGGCTCAAAGAATCCACCGCGCCTTATTCACCTTGCGTACACACCCGCTAACCCCGTGAAGAAAATCGTTTTTGTCGGCAAAGGTATAACCTTCGACAGCGGAGGCCTCAACATCAAGCCTGACCAGTTCATGCTAACGATGAAGGGCGACAAGACCGGCGCGTGCAACGTTCTCGGAGTCATGAAGGGAGTCGCTGAACTTGGCCTGAACGTCGAGGTTCACGGCATTCTGTCGTGCGCCGAGAACATGCCTTCAGGGAGTTCGTACCGTCCCGACGACATAATCACTGCGCGCAACGGCAAGACCATCGAGATCAACAACACTGACGCGGAAGGCAGGCTCGTGCTTGCGGACGCTCTGTGTGTTGCCAGCGAGCTGAAGCCCGACGCGATTATTGACATGGCGACGCTCACTGGTGCGTGTGTCGTGGCTCTGGGAAAATACCGCGCAGGTCTCTTCTCGAACGACGACGGACTCGCGGGCGAGATTCTGTCTGCCTCAGGAGCTCAGGGCGAGCCCTTCTGGAGGATGCCCCTCGAGGACGAGCACATCTCCGAGTCCCTGAAGTCTCCTTATGCTGACCTCGTAAACAGCGGAAACAGGTACGGCGGAGCTATATTCGCGGCTCTGTTCCTGAAGGAGTTTGTCGGCGAGGGCATAGCGTGGGCGCACATGGACATTGCGGGCACGGACTTCAAGGACAAAGAAGAAGGCGTGTACGCTAAGGGAGCGAGCGCGTTCGGGGTGAGGACGTGCCTTGAGTACGTTATGGGACTGTAA
- a CDS encoding 50S ribosomal protein L28, protein MAKFCECCGRGPVAGNAVSHSNRHTRRRWLINLQSVKVDCGDGTTMKVRVCTKCLKSGYVKRAVNAD, encoded by the coding sequence ATGGCTAAATTTTGTGAGTGCTGCGGGCGCGGGCCTGTGGCCGGTAACGCTGTGAGCCATTCCAACAGACACACAAGGAGACGCTGGCTGATCAACCTTCAGAGCGTCAAGGTAGACTGCGGAGACGGCACGACCATGAAGGTCAGGGTCTGCACCAAGTGCCTGAAGTCCGGCTACGTCAAGCGTGCTGTAAATGCAGATTAA
- the ilvD gene encoding dihydroxy-acid dehydratase: MTCRSDNIKAGVERTPNVSLLYALGLTKEEIERPIIGVVSSFSEVVPGHMHLDKIAQAVKEGIYAAGGTPMMFPAIAVCDGIAMGHVGMKYSLVSRDLVADSTEAMAMAHQFDGLVMIPNCDKNVPGLLMAAARLNIPAIFCAGGPMLAGHLKDGRRTCLSHMFEAVGAYHAGKLDEAGVDDYTENACPSCGSCSGMYTANSMNCLTEAIGMSLHGNGTIPAPYSARIRLAKLTGMKIMELVKKNIRPRDIMTAEAFNNAEAVDMALGCSTNTMLHLPAIAHEAGVTIDLSHANAISERTPNLCHLAPAGDTFMEDLDRAGGVYAVMNELAKKGLINTTLLTATGKTVAENIAGCEIMDTTIIRPIDNPYSQTGGIAVLKGNLAPDGCVVKRSAVAPEMMKHEGPARVFDSEDDAIAAIYAQKINPGDVVVIRYEGPKGGPGMREMLNPTSAICGMGLDTSVALITDGRFSGATRGASIGHVSPEAASGGNIGLVREGDIIAIDINSYSITLKVSDEELAERRKNWTPNEPKIKTGYLARYAKLVTSADKGAILE; encoded by the coding sequence ATGACGTGTCGAAGTGATAACATCAAGGCCGGTGTTGAACGTACCCCGAACGTCAGCCTTCTTTATGCACTTGGCCTCACGAAAGAAGAGATAGAGCGTCCGATAATCGGTGTTGTGAGTTCCTTCAGCGAGGTTGTGCCAGGACATATGCACCTCGACAAGATAGCTCAGGCCGTCAAGGAAGGGATTTACGCGGCGGGCGGTACACCGATGATGTTCCCGGCTATTGCTGTGTGCGACGGCATAGCGATGGGGCACGTCGGAATGAAGTACTCTCTTGTGTCGCGCGACCTTGTGGCTGACAGCACGGAAGCTATGGCGATGGCTCACCAGTTCGACGGGCTCGTGATGATTCCCAACTGCGACAAGAACGTTCCCGGCCTCCTGATGGCGGCAGCAAGGCTGAACATTCCCGCAATCTTCTGCGCTGGAGGGCCGATGCTCGCGGGACACCTCAAGGACGGACGCAGGACGTGCCTAAGCCACATGTTCGAGGCAGTCGGTGCGTACCACGCAGGGAAGCTCGATGAAGCAGGAGTCGATGACTACACGGAGAACGCGTGCCCGTCGTGCGGTTCGTGTTCGGGAATGTACACCGCAAATTCTATGAACTGCCTCACCGAAGCTATAGGCATGTCGTTACACGGCAACGGAACGATTCCTGCACCTTACAGCGCGCGTATACGTCTGGCCAAGCTCACCGGCATGAAGATTATGGAGCTGGTGAAGAAGAATATACGTCCGCGCGACATAATGACCGCCGAAGCCTTCAACAACGCAGAGGCCGTAGATATGGCGTTGGGATGCTCGACGAACACGATGCTTCACCTTCCCGCAATCGCGCATGAAGCTGGCGTAACTATCGACCTATCGCACGCAAACGCAATCAGCGAGCGCACACCGAACCTCTGCCACCTTGCACCTGCAGGAGATACCTTCATGGAAGATCTCGACCGTGCGGGCGGAGTGTACGCCGTGATGAACGAGCTGGCCAAGAAGGGACTCATCAACACGACGCTTCTCACAGCGACAGGCAAGACGGTAGCCGAGAACATTGCGGGCTGTGAGATTATGGACACTACGATAATCCGTCCCATCGACAACCCTTATTCGCAGACCGGAGGAATAGCGGTGCTGAAGGGCAACCTTGCGCCGGACGGGTGCGTAGTGAAGCGTTCTGCAGTTGCTCCCGAAATGATGAAGCATGAAGGCCCTGCGAGAGTCTTCGACAGCGAGGATGATGCTATTGCGGCAATCTACGCGCAGAAGATTAATCCGGGTGATGTTGTTGTTATCCGCTACGAAGGTCCGAAGGGCGGGCCCGGTATGCGCGAGATGCTCAACCCCACAAGCGCGATCTGCGGAATGGGGCTTGATACGAGTGTTGCGCTCATCACTGACGGAAGATTTTCAGGCGCAACGAGGGGCGCAAGCATCGGGCACGTCTCACCTGAAGCGGCAAGCGGCGGGAACATCGGGCTTGTCCGTGAGGGAGACATCATAGCCATCGACATCAACAGCTACAGCATAACCCTCAAGGTCAGCGACGAGGAGCTTGCTGAACGCCGTAAAAACTGGACTCCCAACGAGCCGAAGATCAAGACAGGGTACTTGGCACGTTACGCGAAACTTGTTACGTCGGCGGACAAGGGAGCAATTCTAGAATAA
- the ilvC gene encoding ketol-acid reductoisomerase, producing the protein MARVYYEKDCDLGKLTGRKIAIIGYGSQGHAHAMNLRDSGCDVIVGLYKGGKSWPVAEKDGFTVMTVSEATKAADIIMILINDEKQADMYRTEMLPYLTEGKTIAFAHGFNIRYKQIVAPKGVDVFMAAPKGPGHTVRSQYVAGKGVPCLVAVEQDASGKCLDTALAYIAGIGGARAGVLETTMQQETETDLFGEQTVLCGGVVDLMQCGFEVLCEAGYDPVNAYFECIHEMKLIIDLVNRGGVAAMNYSISDTAEFGEYVSGPRVLPHEEIKANMRRVLQDIQDGTFAGRWIAENKNGRTFFNSKRDQLAKHPMEVIGRELREQMLWKDGGGLDDVSK; encoded by the coding sequence ATGGCACGCGTTTACTACGAGAAAGACTGCGATCTCGGCAAGCTCACCGGCAGAAAGATTGCGATTATCGGCTACGGTTCACAGGGACACGCCCACGCAATGAACCTCAGGGATTCCGGCTGTGATGTAATCGTCGGACTGTACAAGGGCGGGAAGTCCTGGCCTGTCGCTGAGAAGGACGGCTTCACGGTTATGACGGTCAGCGAAGCCACGAAGGCCGCCGACATCATCATGATCCTCATCAACGACGAGAAGCAGGCAGACATGTACCGCACCGAAATGCTCCCCTACCTCACCGAAGGCAAGACGATAGCGTTCGCGCACGGCTTCAACATCCGCTACAAGCAGATAGTTGCTCCGAAGGGCGTTGATGTCTTCATGGCAGCCCCCAAAGGTCCCGGCCACACAGTACGTTCACAGTACGTTGCGGGCAAGGGCGTTCCGTGCCTCGTGGCAGTCGAGCAGGACGCATCAGGCAAGTGCCTCGACACAGCATTAGCGTACATTGCAGGAATCGGCGGCGCACGTGCAGGTGTCCTCGAGACGACGATGCAGCAGGAGACAGAAACAGACCTCTTCGGCGAGCAGACCGTTCTTTGCGGAGGAGTTGTTGACCTTATGCAGTGCGGCTTCGAGGTTCTCTGCGAGGCAGGATATGACCCCGTCAACGCGTACTTTGAGTGCATCCACGAGATGAAGCTCATAATAGACCTCGTGAACAGGGGCGGAGTTGCCGCAATGAACTACTCAATCTCCGACACAGCAGAGTTCGGCGAATACGTCTCAGGTCCGCGCGTACTTCCTCACGAGGAGATCAAAGCCAACATGCGCAGGGTACTTCAGGACATTCAGGACGGGACGTTTGCGGGACGCTGGATAGCCGAGAACAAGAACGGCAGGACGTTCTTCAACTCGAAGCGCGACCAGCTGGCCAAGCACCCGATGGAAGTAATCGGCAGGGAACTCCGCGAGCAGATGCTGTGGAAGGACGGCGGCGGCCTCGATGACGTGTCGAAGTGA
- a CDS encoding ABC transporter permease: protein MRRYIFRRVISSLLTLFVVITLTFFMMRAIPGGPFTDEKAIPSFVLEKMNDRYGLNDPLITQYCRYLLNVLRFDLGPSYRYEGLTVNELIAQNFPVSAMVGGIALVLALLAGIPAGIVSALKRGKWPDRLAMILATLGVTVPSFVIAAVLVYVFAWRLGWVTVGFWEGLSTAWLPALTLAGYPAAFISRLVRSGMLEVMAQDYIRTAYAKGLRERSVVYIHALKNAIIPVVTYLGPLTAGILTGSFVVEQVFGVPGLGTFFVTSITNRDYTTIMGVTIFYSALLVAFNLLADVCLGFIDPRIKLR, encoded by the coding sequence ATTCGCAGATACATTTTCAGGAGAGTAATATCAAGCCTGCTCACATTGTTTGTCGTAATCACGCTGACCTTCTTCATGATGCGCGCAATTCCCGGCGGACCTTTCACCGACGAGAAAGCTATACCATCCTTCGTCCTCGAGAAAATGAATGACCGTTACGGCCTCAATGACCCGTTAATCACACAATATTGTAGATACCTGCTCAACGTTCTGCGCTTCGATTTAGGGCCATCGTACAGGTATGAAGGTTTGACCGTCAATGAACTTATAGCGCAGAATTTCCCTGTGTCCGCAATGGTCGGAGGCATCGCGCTGGTGCTTGCTCTTCTTGCCGGTATTCCCGCAGGAATCGTCTCAGCCCTCAAGCGCGGGAAGTGGCCTGACAGGCTCGCAATGATTCTCGCGACACTCGGCGTAACTGTCCCGAGCTTCGTGATTGCTGCCGTTCTGGTGTACGTGTTCGCGTGGCGGTTAGGGTGGGTTACCGTCGGCTTCTGGGAGGGGCTCTCTACTGCGTGGCTTCCTGCTCTGACGCTCGCGGGCTACCCTGCGGCGTTCATCTCGCGGCTCGTGCGCTCGGGAATGCTCGAGGTCATGGCTCAGGACTATATACGCACTGCCTACGCTAAGGGACTCCGTGAACGTTCGGTCGTGTACATTCACGCGCTCAAGAACGCCATAATTCCCGTAGTAACCTATCTCGGCCCGCTGACAGCAGGAATCTTGACGGGGAGCTTCGTCGTCGAACAGGTCTTCGGAGTGCCGGGACTGGGGACGTTTTTCGTTACGAGCATAACCAACCGCGATTACACCACCATAATGGGAGTAACAATCTTCTACAGCGCGCTTCTTGTCGCCTTCAACCTGCTGGCTGATGTGTGCTTGGGCTTCATTGACCCGCGAATTAAGCTGAGGTGA
- a CDS encoding ABC transporter permease — translation MYDPELFLPLPADERDTAEVLRPSRTYWQDVRSRLVKDPLAVLGLIVILLIVGLAVFGPVFSPYEYDAQDFMMSNEPPSLSHWFGTDMFGRDLFVRVMYGARISLAVGFVASIISLFIGVTYGGISGFVGGKTDNLMMSIVDVIYSVPMMIYVILLMVVLGPGLKSIFITLGISYWAPMARIVRAEVLRLKNEEFILAARVLGASPSRILFRHLIPNAMGPVLVTLTFSIPGAIFTEAFLSFVGLGVSAPMASWGVLSSDAVGSLAIYPYQLFFPAGAISITILAFNFLGDGLRDALDPKLRK, via the coding sequence ATGTATGACCCTGAATTATTCCTGCCGCTTCCTGCTGATGAGAGGGATACAGCAGAAGTGTTGCGGCCTTCAAGAACTTACTGGCAGGACGTGAGAAGCCGTCTCGTTAAAGACCCGTTAGCTGTGCTCGGACTGATTGTGATTCTGCTGATTGTCGGGCTGGCAGTCTTCGGGCCGGTGTTCTCGCCGTATGAGTATGACGCTCAGGACTTCATGATGAGCAACGAACCTCCGAGCCTGTCTCACTGGTTCGGTACTGACATGTTCGGGCGTGATTTGTTCGTCAGAGTAATGTACGGTGCGCGTATCTCCCTCGCTGTTGGTTTCGTGGCGAGCATCATAAGCCTCTTCATCGGCGTAACTTACGGCGGAATTTCCGGCTTCGTCGGCGGAAAGACTGACAACCTCATGATGAGCATTGTCGACGTAATTTACAGCGTTCCGATGATGATTTACGTTATTCTGTTGATGGTTGTGCTCGGGCCGGGACTCAAGAGCATATTCATCACGCTCGGAATATCTTACTGGGCACCAATGGCACGAATTGTCCGCGCAGAAGTGCTGAGGCTGAAGAACGAGGAGTTCATCTTGGCCGCAAGAGTGCTCGGAGCTTCGCCGTCGCGTATTCTTTTCCGCCATCTAATCCCCAACGCAATGGGCCCTGTCCTCGTTACGCTGACTTTCTCGATACCCGGCGCAATCTTCACTGAAGCGTTCCTGTCGTTCGTGGGTTTGGGGGTAAGTGCACCGATGGCGAGCTGGGGAGTCCTGAGCTCTGACGCTGTGGGGTCGCTGGCGATATATCCCTATCAGCTGTTCTTTCCGGCGGGCGCAATCTCAATCACGATACTGGCATTCAACTTTCTCGGCGACGGCCTGAGAGATGCATTAGACCCGAAACTCAGGAAGTGA
- a CDS encoding ABC transporter ATP-binding protein — MTMNDEILCVKDLHTSFMTSAGEVKAVDGVSFSVRRGEVLGIVGESGSGKSATMLSVMGLAGKNAAVRSESITFKGEELSAETVKDLRGKNIAMIFQDPMTSLNPVLSVGYQLKEALRRHHWKGDIHARCVEVLERVGIVPAEERLRQYPHEFSGGQKQRIMIAMSIICRPELLIADEPTTALDVTVQAQILDLLAELRRDSGMSVILITHDLGVIAGEADRVLVMYGGQVMERGTRREIFYSTAHPYTKGLLRSVPNPERPNDRLIPIEGQPPDLLNPPKGCPYVKRCPHAMRICLDRKPEEVTLSETHSCSCWLEVKE, encoded by the coding sequence ATGACGATGAATGACGAGATACTTTGCGTGAAAGACCTTCACACATCGTTCATGACGAGTGCGGGCGAGGTGAAGGCGGTTGACGGAGTGAGTTTTTCCGTGAGGCGCGGGGAAGTGCTGGGGATTGTAGGCGAGTCCGGGAGCGGAAAGAGTGCGACGATGCTGTCGGTTATGGGGCTTGCCGGGAAAAATGCTGCTGTACGTTCAGAGAGCATAACCTTCAAGGGTGAAGAACTTTCTGCGGAGACGGTGAAGGACTTGCGCGGAAAGAACATCGCGATGATCTTCCAGGACCCGATGACCAGCCTTAACCCCGTTCTGTCTGTGGGGTATCAGCTCAAGGAAGCCCTGCGCCGTCATCACTGGAAGGGAGACATTCACGCGCGGTGCGTCGAAGTCCTTGAACGCGTTGGGATTGTTCCGGCAGAAGAGAGGCTGAGGCAGTACCCTCACGAGTTCAGCGGGGGGCAGAAGCAGCGCATAATGATAGCGATGTCGATAATCTGCAGGCCTGAGCTTCTGATTGCCGACGAACCCACGACAGCACTTGATGTTACTGTTCAGGCGCAGATACTTGACCTTCTCGCGGAATTACGGCGGGACTCTGGAATGTCTGTGATTCTGATCACGCACGACTTGGGAGTGATTGCGGGGGAAGCTGACAGAGTGCTTGTGATGTACGGCGGCCAAGTGATGGAGCGGGGAACGAGGCGGGAAATCTTCTACAGCACGGCTCACCCGTACACGAAGGGGTTGCTGCGTTCCGTGCCGAACCCTGAACGTCCGAACGACAGGCTTATACCGATAGAGGGACAGCCGCCGGATCTGCTGAACCCTCCGAAGGGCTGCCCGTACGTGAAGAGGTGTCCCCATGCAATGAGAATCTGCCTTGACCGCAAACCCGAAGAAGTTACATTGTCAGAAACACATAGCTGTTCCTGCTGGCTGGAGGTGAAGGAATGA
- a CDS encoding ATP-binding cassette domain-containing protein has protein sequence MSMLEVQNLMKYFAVPAGVVHSVDGVSFTVERGETLGLVGESGCGKTTTGRTIIKLYEPTAGRIVFDGQDITSLSPREMLPFRKRMQMIFQDPYASLNPRMTVGDIVREPMIIHGIPKDEHYDRAAHLLRLVGLNSEQAGRYPHEFSGGQRQRIGIARALAVEPELIICDEPVSALDVSIQAQIVNMLEDLQKSLGLTYIFVAHDLSMVRHISTRVAVMYLGRIVELAESGELYANPKHPYTVSLLSSIPIPDPDKSDNRERITLQGEIPSALNPPSGCTFRTRCPKVRSECAALSAELRDTGNGHLCACPFV, from the coding sequence ATGAGTATGCTCGAAGTACAGAACCTCATGAAGTATTTTGCTGTCCCTGCGGGAGTCGTACACTCGGTTGACGGCGTGAGCTTCACTGTCGAACGCGGGGAAACTCTCGGCCTCGTCGGTGAGTCAGGATGCGGAAAAACCACCACAGGCCGCACAATCATCAAGCTCTACGAACCCACTGCCGGAAGGATAGTCTTTGACGGCCAGGACATCACCAGCCTCAGCCCGAGAGAGATGCTTCCTTTCCGAAAACGTATGCAGATGATCTTCCAAGACCCTTACGCTTCCCTGAACCCGCGAATGACCGTCGGGGATATTGTCCGCGAACCGATGATAATTCACGGCATCCCGAAGGATGAACATTACGACAGAGCTGCTCACCTTCTGCGCCTCGTGGGACTGAACAGCGAACAGGCAGGACGTTATCCCCATGAGTTCAGCGGAGGACAAAGGCAGAGGATAGGGATTGCGCGTGCGCTTGCGGTTGAGCCGGAACTCATAATCTGCGACGAGCCGGTCTCTGCTCTGGACGTGTCGATTCAGGCGCAGATCGTCAACATGCTCGAGGATTTGCAGAAGTCGCTGGGCTTGACGTATATTTTCGTCGCGCATGATCTGTCGATGGTCAGGCACATAAGCACGAGAGTCGCTGTAATGTATCTTGGCCGGATTGTCGAACTTGCAGAGAGCGGAGAACTCTACGCCAACCCCAAGCACCCCTACACTGTCTCTCTGCTGTCGTCGATTCCGATCCCTGACCCGGACAAGTCAGACAACCGCGAACGCATAACCCTTCAGGGAGAAATTCCGAGCGCGCTCAACCCGCCGTCAGGATGTACGTTCAGGACACGCTGCCCGAAGGTACGGAGTGAGTGTGCGGCTCTCAGCGCAGAATTACGGGACACAGGGAACGGGCATTTATGCGCTTGTCCGTTCGTGTGA
- a CDS encoding peptide ABC transporter substrate-binding protein, with product MRKIFLAVLLVTVWASLCSAGEIVYNLGADPRTIDPALNNALDGANVIMNIFEGLVRLGFDDKPEPACAESWEISDDGMTWTFHLRENLKWSDGEPLTAPQFRDGFLRALNPETGSPYAYYAFFIKNGEAFYNSKASADDVGLSAPDDRTLIIQLEYKNPLMLDYLAFALFQPARMDIISENPRAWAARPETLISNGAFKLESWRHGDGGEIILVKNPNYWDAENVKVDRLRFVLINDENTSYAAFKAGRIDYMGNIPSQLLPMLLQRGEAQSLPALGTGYCDFNVTRPPFDDPRVRRAFTLAIDRRIIVEKVTRGGQKPATGFVCDAVPGTTDEQDFRDEGGSFLPERADVEEARRLLAEAGYPNGEGFPHVSYKYNSNAGNKQMAEALQGMWKQVLGVEVELINEEWKVFIETRNRMDYDIARDAWIMDFFDAGSILELCISGSAQNNTGYSNPRFDEAMRKAAVETDRVKRINFMHEAEAVLMEDLPVAPIYFYTSAVLQSKRVKGIHRSPLGYVLFRGAETVQ from the coding sequence ATGCGCAAAATTTTTCTGGCAGTTCTTCTTGTTACAGTGTGGGCTTCTCTCTGCTCAGCCGGTGAGATAGTCTACAATCTCGGAGCTGATCCCCGAACGATTGACCCGGCACTCAACAACGCCCTTGACGGCGCAAACGTCATCATGAACATCTTTGAGGGGCTCGTACGCTTGGGCTTCGACGACAAGCCCGAACCAGCCTGCGCAGAGTCGTGGGAAATCTCCGACGACGGAATGACATGGACATTTCACCTGAGAGAAAATCTCAAGTGGTCTGACGGCGAACCTCTCACAGCCCCGCAGTTCAGGGACGGCTTTCTTCGTGCCCTCAACCCCGAGACAGGCTCGCCCTATGCGTACTATGCATTCTTCATCAAGAACGGAGAAGCATTCTACAACAGCAAAGCATCTGCTGATGACGTAGGCCTCTCCGCACCTGACGACAGGACATTAATCATTCAGCTGGAGTACAAGAATCCCTTAATGCTCGACTATCTGGCCTTTGCACTCTTCCAGCCCGCAAGAATGGACATCATCAGCGAGAACCCCAGAGCGTGGGCAGCGCGTCCCGAGACTCTCATCAGCAACGGAGCCTTCAAGCTCGAGAGCTGGAGGCACGGCGATGGCGGAGAAATTATCCTCGTGAAGAACCCCAATTACTGGGACGCGGAGAACGTCAAAGTAGACCGTCTGCGTTTCGTGCTCATCAATGACGAGAATACATCTTATGCAGCGTTCAAGGCCGGACGCATCGACTACATGGGCAACATTCCTTCACAGCTCCTCCCAATGCTGTTGCAGAGAGGCGAGGCTCAGTCCCTCCCCGCACTCGGTACAGGCTACTGTGATTTCAACGTTACCCGCCCTCCCTTCGATGACCCGAGAGTCAGACGTGCATTCACGCTTGCGATTGACCGCAGAATCATCGTCGAGAAGGTTACGCGCGGAGGACAGAAGCCCGCGACAGGCTTTGTGTGCGACGCTGTGCCCGGAACGACGGACGAGCAGGATTTTCGTGATGAAGGCGGCTCGTTCCTCCCTGAACGCGCAGATGTCGAGGAAGCACGGAGGCTTCTTGCTGAAGCAGGATACCCGAACGGAGAGGGCTTCCCTCACGTATCGTACAAGTACAACTCCAACGCAGGCAATAAGCAGATGGCCGAAGCACTGCAGGGAATGTGGAAGCAGGTTCTCGGTGTTGAGGTCGAACTCATCAATGAGGAGTGGAAGGTGTTTATCGAGACACGCAACAGGATGGACTACGACATTGCCCGCGATGCATGGATAATGGACTTCTTCGACGCAGGGAGCATCCTTGAACTCTGCATCTCTGGCTCAGCGCAGAACAATACCGGCTACAGCAACCCGAGATTCGACGAGGCAATGAGGAAAGCCGCAGTCGAGACGGACAGAGTGAAGCGCATAAACTTCATGCACGAGGCCGAAGCTGTGCTGATGGAAGATCTGCCGGTCGCGCCGATATACTTCTACACTTCGGCGGTTCTGCAGAGCAAAAGGGTCAAGGGGATTCACCGTTCGCCGCTGGGTTACGTGCTGTTCAGGGGAGCGGAAACAGTACAGTAA